The Bacteroidia bacterium genomic interval TGGAAACTCCTCAAATATGACCAGCTCCATTCCTTCCGCCAGAACGCGAAATGGAACAGGAAAAGTCTGCATGCGAAAATCTGCTCCCAACACTTTATTGAAAAAGGAACATAGGCCACTCAGAATCGGACGAATGAAAGGATCACCTTTCAGGTCCATCATGGCGACCATGGAAGTTCGTAATTTCTTTCGCCAAAGAAAGCCTGCACTCAAAGCCATATACCAAAGTGCGCCTACTCGATTTACCAGATTGGGAACCCCCTGCAGATGGGCTCCTCTTCGTCGGACTATTTTGGTGAGCTCATGCCGCTCTGAGGCCTTTGCATAAGCGGCAGGAAGCAATTTCGACCAATGCCTTCCGTCCATTTTGTCCCAGGGATTGTGTTGCATAGAAATACCCACAAAACCTTCATCCAAAGCTTCTTCCAGCATATCGCTCATTTCCTCGATTTGGGCTTTAGTAGGCCTTTTTCCTTCAGTCAATGAATCATCTATGCCCATGACTGCCGCTCGTATATCCGAATGCCCGATAAAGGAAGCCAGATTAGGTCCTACCGGCAAACTATTGATATGATCTATCCATTCTTTGGGACTAGACCAGGACTTTTCATCTCTGAGTATGGGAAAAAGAATTTCTCGGGGAAAAGCCTCTACGCGGGTAAACATATCACAGCAATCTTCCACATCAGCATAAATGAAAGAAAGCGAACAGCCTCCCAGCATCACGGTCGTGACTCCATGTCGTACCGATTCGCCCAAACCTGGAGATACCAAAACTTCTCCGTCATAATGGGTATGATTATCAATAAAACCCGGCATGACCCACTTTGCCTGTGCATCAATTACTTGATCGGCAGCAAACTCAATTTCTGATTCGCTGATCTTTTTTATGATGCCATTCTGGACGAGAATGTGTGCGATTTTGGAAGGATTTTGGGTTCCGTCAAATACACGGCCGTTTTTTATTAGCGTAGTAGTCATGATGGATGAAGCTGGAATTATTTACAATCAAGTGGCAAGTTTAAGTGAAGACTTTGTCTCCCTGGGATTTGATCTTTCTTTCATCTAAATCGCCTGTTTTATAAATTACTGGTATATTTTCTTAACTCAAAGCACTGATGTATTTAGTAAACTGGTTTAATTCCTTCCCTGTTTACCCTCTTTTGATTTCCCTCTTATTTCTTTTCTCCTGTACTGTAGAAAATACTAATCGGGAAGAAAGCGATTCATTTGAAAAGATTATTGAAAGGGTCGATGGTCCGGCAAATTTTCGAGATAAGGTCAACGGAAAACTTCTTTTTGAATTTTACGAT includes:
- a CDS encoding N-acyl-D-glutamate amidohydrolase, with the translated sequence MTTTLIKNGRVFDGTQNPSKIAHILVQNGIIKKISESEIEFAADQVIDAQAKWVMPGFIDNHTHYDGEVLVSPGLGESVRHGVTTVMLGGCSLSFIYADVEDCCDMFTRVEAFPREILFPILRDEKSWSSPKEWIDHINSLPVGPNLASFIGHSDIRAAVMGIDDSLTEGKRPTKAQIEEMSDMLEEALDEGFVGISMQHNPWDKMDGRHWSKLLPAAYAKASERHELTKIVRRRGAHLQGVPNLVNRVGALWYMALSAGFLWRKKLRTSMVAMMDLKGDPFIRPILSGLCSFFNKVLGADFRMQTFPVPFRVLAEGMELVIFEEFPAGELARHLSKDLQKRNTTLNDPAYRKLFKKNYRDKLKPKVWQKDFGDAYVLESPDKSMIGKSFVDIAEERGQDPVDAFLDLVVEMDKDILWETTLGNHDPSRYKKLYNDENGVLGFADSGAHINNMAFYNNPLRVLQYVKASHEAGDPLMSYEKTIWRLTKENADFFNLDAGHLAEGKRADITIIDPEKLDDRVHEYHNAPFLEGCDRLVNRNDEVVEYVMINGKLAWERGRFTPTFGKERFGEFLKGKHSYRSNEEQRDKKEAILSA